In Lodderomyces elongisporus chromosome 1, complete sequence, the DNA window AGAATTTGCAGGCGACTATTGAAGACgccaatttgaaaaatgccAGCATCTTATTAGAAAAGGATTAAAGTGATAGAAAGTCGAGAATATAGACCCTACGTTTATACATAGATCTGAAAAATAGGCATTCAtgtaataaacaaaaagcaaatgaaaggtgaaaagagagaaaaagaaaatagaaagaaagagagaataaataaataaataaataaatgaaaaaaaaaaattcaaaaaaggtATTGGAAAGTCAGAAATAATTGAAATACAGCTTATTATCTATTGAGCTTTTTCGCCCCATTGGGGAAACGAACCAAGAGTGGGTAATTCAGCCATTGCTAATGGTAGGCcgggttgttgttgttcttgaaacaaaacatttttGTAGATTTGACGATCTTGCCTTTCTGTTTCGGTCATCTCTGTCTCCACGTCGTACTCCTCGTCATAATACTCGTACACTCGCCTTggatcatcttcatcatcgtcctcttcatcataatcttcttcgtcttcttcgtcgATGTCATcctcgtcatcgtcatcttcgTTGTCAAAGTTTCTACTATATCCATCTCTATTTAGAGCACTAATGTTCAACGTATTCGTTGGGGGATTTGTtgcttccttttctttcagGGGAATTGACTTGTATATTGTCGATGACCCTTTAAATGCACTCGACCTAGCCTCGGATCCCAAAACTCTATTGTTCATACCGTGTTGGTTTTGATACTTGCttaattctcttttttgtctaACTTGTCTCCTGATTTGCATTATATCATCATCTATATCATTCTTAGCATCCAACTGTATTAATTGATCATCGGGACCAAACACATTACCGTAATGCCGCTTGACattatttttcatcaacTCCACTTTATGCGTTTTATACTGAACATCCCTTCGTAAATGGGAtaattcaattttgttttttggtaGTAGTCGGTTGTCCAAACTCATATAATGGGAATCATGGTTATATTTCATTAGTAATGCAAGGTTAGATGTTGTGGTGCTATTAATCGCATCATTTTTTGACCCACTTATGTCTGAGATGGATATTAATGATTTGTAATATTCTTGATCCATGGATTGTTGTATTGCTTCTTGGTTGagattattcttttctttataaagCTGAACTAGTTCATGATTGACTTTGGTTCGTAGCTCGTTCCGCTTGTTCATCACTTTATGATAATATTGTTTCCAAGCGATTGTAGAGTTGTTCTCGCTATTATTTTGTATTAATTGTGATTGGTAATCTTTAAATTTACCAATGCTTTTCAAATTGTCCCTATGCGGTTGAAAAATCTGGTTGAACAAAAGTGGGAAAGGAAATTTTGACAACTCTTGTGATGTATTGGAAATATCACTATCATCTTTGCTCTGTTTGATACTCTTCATGTTGTTGGCCAAATTCTCATTCGTGAGCATTTTTTTCGACTCCGTCTCCAACTCCAACACGGACCCCTTCTCCTTTTGCTTAATCTCACCTTCGTTTCCATTGTTGCCGCTAAATTTTCTTATTAACTCATCGTTGTCATATTTAAAAGTGTCATCATAATCAAACGGCAGTTGCAAATTTTTAAAGATTTCCCTTAACTCCTCTTCGTACTCCAGTAGACTTTTTAATAAATCAGGTTTGGAAGGTATGCTGCCATTTTCAACCATTATCAAGTCTTCTGTATTTGTCATTATATTGTTTATAGTCTCAACTTCaaaattgtatattttGGACCagcttttttcatttgctgTGGCTAATTTGATCAGGTACTGGAGTTTTTCAATCATTGCGTTGATTCGCACAAGCCGGGACTCTATATATTGTCTGGAGAGGTGTTTGAATTCACTTGAAATTTCATTTTGATAATTTTGGAGTTCTTCAGCGGACATCTCTTCAAGGTGTGCAGGATGGTGATCGAGATTGGATAGGTCATTTGATTGATTGGAAGGGAGAACATTCTTCTCTAAATCTGTCGAAGGTGATCTGGATAATGAGTTCGGTGAAGGGGAAGAggacattttttttagataGTATTTTCAACTTACCCGATAGTCAATAATACCAAATAGAATAGACAGGGTTGAATGGTGGAACAGGTATTTGCAACCTACTGGAAGTATATGtgaatttatatatttatatatttatatatatttatatatatatatatatatatatatattaaaaagaagaggagaaaaATAAGTAAGAGGCTAATATTTCAAAGGTGCAAAATACAATGTTATCAAAATGGTtgtaaaaaatagagaaccTTACAGTGCTACCACCTGAGCTTTTTCGAGCACACAAAATCCAACCATCATGGCCAAGTACATAGTAAATAGTGAATTGTGAATAGTAGAAAGTGAATAGCAGAAAGTGAATAGCAGAAAGCGACCACTAGGGATTCTTGGATACGAATACAGGaagtaataaaaatttaattgCTGACTCTTTTTATCTACATCTCCTCATAAACCCAGgtgctcttttttttgttttaatttttttggaagTATCATTACACAACTTGTTAACAAATAATGTAACTCAACAAGCTGAAATTTGCACATTAATTGTAGTGGAGCCAGGTTTTGATAAATGTAAAGGatcgaaaaaaaatataaaaggaTATCCAATCCTACTATGTTCACCACTATATTGGttcagaaagaaaagacaaaaaaaattaaagttCAGATATGCGTGTATTTTCATAAGTCTTGGACAAACTAGCAATAAATATGATCCTAGCTCAAATGGCCCATAGTTTCTGGCCTCCAGTTTCTAGCTTTATAATCATTAGCCAGCCCCGATTCCAAGCCTTTCTTTCATTCCCTCCCTTCCCctttctcctcctcctcctcctctctctctctctctctctctctctctttctctttggcGTTCGTTAATTTACTCATCTATCTTCAGCCCattcattttcctttctaatagcagcttcttcttcaggACTGAAATCATTCACAATATTGAACGTCCTTCTCAATTCTTCGGGACTTTTGCTCTTGATCATCTCTGCCACCATCTTACATCCACTATCCAATAATGGTTTAATATTCAAATAATTGGCAGCCAAGATGATTTCATACAACATCTCCTGGTCAACTTTCAAAAAGTTTCTATCCCATTCCTCTACAGGAACAGATTTCTTAGCATCTTCATCCTCGTCATCTTGAAATACTGTGTTCTTGTGGTGTTCGCACCATTCCAACACTTTTGAGAGGACATTAGCACGAACGTTTGGTGTGGGGATCTCGAAATCTTCTGTAAGACCATCAGGATTTAAGTCGTTAATCATATTCTTCATAAGGATCGATTTTTCTGCAACTTTTTGCTCAACTGGGaatttttcatcatctGACGATACAATAATGACCTTTGGTGATGACATCTTGTACGGCGTATATTCAAAATGTATATTGTAGAGTTATATATGGTAATCAGATCAgttcaagaaaaaaaaaaacttgatGAATTATAGTGGCAGTAGGAATAATGAGGTTAGTATTAGTTG includes these proteins:
- a CDS encoding uncharacterized protein (BUSCO:EOG09264ZWF) — translated: MSSPKVIIVSSDDEKFPVEQKVAEKSILMKNMINDLNPDGLTEDFEIPTPNVRANVLSKVLEWCEHHKNTVFQDDEDEDAKKSVPVEEWDRNFLKVDQEMLYEIILAANYLNIKPLLDSGCKMVAEMIKSKSPEELRRTFNIVNDFSPEEEAAIRKENEWAEDR